One stretch of Clostridia bacterium DNA includes these proteins:
- a CDS encoding sigma factor-like helix-turn-helix DNA-binding protein, protein PAHYRTVFVLRMVEQLSTEDTATALDLTPDIVKIRLHRARAMMRKHLFKRAGLRSADTYAFHATRCDRVVANVFRRIAALSV, encoded by the coding sequence TCCAGCCCACTACCGCACCGTGTTCGTTCTCCGAATGGTTGAACAACTCAGCACGGAAGACACCGCGACCGCGCTCGACCTCACACCGGACATCGTTAAGATTCGCCTGCACCGTGCCCGCGCCATGATGCGCAAGCACCTCTTCAAACGCGCAGGCCTCCGCAGCGCCGACACCTACGCGTTCCATGCCACGCGTTGCGACCGCGTTGTCGCCAACGTATTCCGTCGTATCGCGGCTTTGAGCGTTTAA